The Bacteroidota bacterium genome includes a region encoding these proteins:
- a CDS encoding T9SS type A sorting domain-containing protein: MIRSLNNKIYAGAFFGGLYIYENDSWSWIDTSNSPIPGMNVNDVAFDSVNSILWIATNKGLAKVQNDSWQIFDSTNSELGANDLTCLLNDKNNTLWIGSRFSGVSKLIDGVFTNYNYDNSGLNSNLIRTMISDDEGILYIADFLGVEKYDPVSDVWLFVYNTLTSQLTHNSVNRMAIDAEGNIWFATHNGITKTNATGSWDQFYSTNSNLPHSTTDGLYIDDAGKVWAGTFGGMAIYTSSNQIGSFDDVVNIFPNPCRDLVTISTINPMYISLYSITGKQLVLEYIMEETYGEFFNSFNVTSLSKGIYVVECKNENSAISKIFVKN; this comes from the coding sequence ATGATCAGATCACTGAATAATAAAATTTATGCCGGCGCTTTTTTTGGTGGATTATATATTTATGAAAATGATAGCTGGAGTTGGATTGATACTTCCAATTCACCTATACCGGGAATGAATGTAAATGATGTAGCATTCGACAGTGTCAATTCCATTTTATGGATCGCAACAAATAAAGGTCTTGCAAAGGTTCAGAATGATAGTTGGCAAATATTTGATTCAACCAATTCAGAACTGGGCGCAAATGATCTCACTTGTTTATTGAATGATAAAAACAATACGCTTTGGATAGGATCACGATTTTCAGGCGTTTCAAAATTAATTGATGGTGTTTTTACAAATTATAATTATGATAATTCAGGACTAAATTCAAATCTTATACGCACCATGATAAGTGATGATGAAGGCATTTTATATATAGCAGATTTTCTCGGTGTAGAAAAATATGATCCGGTTTCTGATGTTTGGTTGTTTGTATATAACACACTTACCTCCCAGCTTACACACAACAGTGTAAACCGCATGGCAATTGACGCGGAGGGAAATATTTGGTTTGCCACACACAATGGAATTACAAAAACAAATGCTACAGGAAGTTGGGATCAATTTTACAGTACTAATTCAAATTTACCACACAGTACTACGGATGGGTTGTATATAGATGATGCGGGAAAGGTATGGGCAGGTACCTTTGGTGGTATGGCTATTTATACTTCCTCAAACCAAATAGGATCATTTGATGATGTGGTAAATATATTTCCCAATCCATGTCGCGATCTTGTTACCATTTCTACAATAAATCCTATGTATATTTCCTTGTATTCCATAACCGGGAAACAACTTGTTTTAGAATATATTATGGAAGAAACGTATGGAGAATTTTTCAATTCTTTTAATGTTACTTCCCTTAGCAAAGGTATTTATGTTGTGGAATGTAAAAATGAAAATTCTGCTATCTCAAAAATATTTGTAAAAAATTGA
- a CDS encoding tRNA-binding protein, producing the protein MAINYSDFEKVEMRTGTILEVNDFPGAKKPAFQLIIDFGELGIKRSSAQITSHYSKAELIGKQIVAVVNFPPKQIANFFSECLVLGAIQTDGSVILLQTDKVIENGLRIA; encoded by the coding sequence ATGGCAATAAATTATTCCGACTTCGAAAAAGTGGAAATGAGAACAGGCACAATACTGGAGGTAAATGACTTTCCGGGAGCAAAAAAACCTGCTTTTCAGTTAATAATTGATTTCGGAGAACTCGGAATTAAACGATCGAGTGCACAGATCACATCACATTACTCAAAGGCAGAACTCATAGGGAAACAAATTGTTGCCGTGGTAAATTTTCCACCTAAACAAATTGCTAATTTCTTCAGTGAGTGCCTTGTTTTAGGTGCAATTCAAACAGATGGTTCTGTTATATTACTCCAAACAGATAAAGTAATAGAAAACGGATTACGCATTGCATAA
- the trxA gene encoding thioredoxin, producing MALEFNDANFKQDVLESEKLTVIDFWAEWCGPCRVVGPVIEELSKDYHGKVNIGKVNVDFNPEISMMYGIRNIPTILFIKNGQVIDKQVGAVAKSVLDAKVKQHM from the coding sequence ATGGCATTAGAATTTAACGATGCGAACTTCAAGCAAGATGTTCTTGAAAGTGAAAAACTTACTGTAATCGACTTTTGGGCTGAATGGTGCGGACCTTGCAGGGTTGTTGGACCAGTTATCGAAGAATTGTCGAAAGACTACCACGGTAAGGTGAACATCGGCAAAGTGAATGTTGACTTTAACCCTGAGATCTCTATGATGTACGGGATTCGCAACATCCCAACCATTTTATTTATAAAAAATGGCCAGGTAATCGACAAACAGGTGGGTGCAGTTGCTAAAAGTGTGCTCGATGCGAAGGTGAAACAACATATGTAA
- the dnaE gene encoding DNA polymerase III subunit alpha, which yields MKFSHLHNHTMFSLLDGASDISRLYKKAVADEMPALAITDHGNMFGAFQFVAEAYKHKNADGTPKIKPVVGCEFYIVSDMYRKNFTREEKDVRYHQVLLAKNEVGYKNLVKMCSLGYTQGMYGKYPRIDRSIIEKYHEGLIATTCCLAAEVPRAIMKKSKEEAEETFKWWHNLFGEDYYIELQRHDIPDQVYVNDVLMQYAKKYNVKVIATNDAHYVDQGDANAHDILLCINTGEKQATPKMKDFGDDDMQSKGKRFAFYNDQFYFKTSSEMITLFDDVPEAIENTNEIVDKIQLLDLKRDILLPAFPVPAEFKIHEDDVLNQWEYLKFITFEGAKKRYGEIEALTEERINFELFTIKTMGFAGYFLIVMDFIKAGRDMGVFVGPGRGSAAGSVVAYCIGITNIDPMKYNLLFERFLNPDRKSMPDIDTDFDDDGRQKVIDYVVQKYGKNQVAQLITYGTMAAKTSLKDVARVLDMAISDSNALSKFIPERPGISLNRFINAPLNGDNSLFEKENLSPDEMANAKALRKIFEDGDDLRSKVIKEALVLEGSVRNTGVHAAGLIIAPCDLTDLIPIAVAKDSDLYITQFEGEVIENAGVIKMDFLGLRTLSILKTALNLIKQNHGVTIDIDTITLDDKPTFELYQRGETNGTFQFESPGMQKYLKELKPDKFEDLIAMNALYRPGPIEYIPTYIKRKHGREEIHYDLVEMEEILKETYGVTVYQEQVMLLSQRLANFTKGDADTLRKAMGKKQKDVLDKMKSKFIEGCEKNNFDKKICEKIWGDWEAFAQYAFNKSHSTCYALVAYQTAYLKANYAAEYMSAVLTHNQGNIEKVSFFMDECRRMGISVLPPDVNESNVTFAVNKNGEIRFGLTAIKGVGEAAVVELIRERNANGPYKSLYDLTRRVNLRSVNKKTLESLVLAGAFDSFNVFRAQYFAVGKNETINVLENAIRYGNNFTDNVNNAQNTLFGDTIDSEVAEPKIPEWPEWNTVEKLKKEFEVIGIYLSGHPLDDYRIEVDAFKTCAINEIEKFTDKGEISIVGYIASTDTKIGKSGDKYTIFSLEDFSGHLELGLFKSNYIKFKNYVDQTGNVLYVKGNYQTDRNDPERKRFWVTDIQLLSEMREKKTMKITLSISLSDLNHSFIDAVGDLIKAHPGNDRIALKIVEETENFDVYFRTQNGCIKAESPVLNSLGKFGEVTLKVAG from the coding sequence ATGAAATTTTCACATCTTCACAATCATACCATGTTTTCGCTGCTCGACGGAGCCAGTGACATAAGCAGGCTATATAAGAAAGCAGTTGCAGACGAAATGCCCGCGCTCGCAATTACCGACCACGGCAACATGTTTGGCGCATTTCAATTTGTGGCAGAGGCCTATAAACACAAAAATGCCGATGGAACACCAAAGATCAAACCTGTAGTTGGTTGCGAATTTTATATCGTGAGTGATATGTACCGGAAAAATTTTACCCGGGAAGAGAAAGATGTGCGATATCATCAGGTGCTGCTTGCCAAAAATGAGGTAGGATATAAAAATTTAGTAAAAATGTGTTCCCTGGGTTATACGCAGGGCATGTACGGTAAATACCCTCGCATCGACAGATCCATTATTGAAAAATATCATGAAGGATTAATTGCAACCACCTGTTGTCTCGCTGCTGAGGTTCCCCGAGCCATCATGAAAAAAAGTAAGGAAGAGGCAGAGGAAACATTCAAATGGTGGCATAATTTATTTGGTGAGGATTATTATATCGAATTGCAGCGTCATGACATCCCCGATCAGGTTTATGTGAATGATGTTTTAATGCAATATGCAAAAAAATATAATGTTAAAGTGATTGCAACCAACGATGCACATTATGTTGATCAAGGTGATGCAAACGCACATGATATTTTATTGTGTATCAATACCGGAGAAAAACAGGCAACGCCAAAAATGAAGGATTTTGGTGACGATGATATGCAAAGCAAAGGCAAACGTTTTGCTTTTTATAACGATCAGTTTTATTTTAAAACATCATCAGAAATGATAACTCTTTTTGATGATGTACCTGAGGCAATTGAAAATACCAATGAAATAGTTGATAAGATACAATTATTAGATCTTAAACGCGATATATTATTGCCCGCATTTCCTGTACCCGCCGAATTTAAAATTCATGAGGATGATGTTTTAAATCAATGGGAATATTTAAAGTTCATCACCTTTGAAGGTGCAAAAAAACGGTACGGCGAAATTGAAGCACTCACTGAGGAACGCATCAATTTCGAATTGTTTACCATTAAAACAATGGGTTTTGCAGGATATTTTCTCATTGTAATGGATTTTATAAAAGCAGGGCGCGACATGGGTGTATTTGTTGGTCCCGGAAGAGGATCGGCTGCAGGATCTGTAGTTGCATATTGTATTGGGATAACCAATATCGATCCCATGAAATATAATCTGCTCTTCGAAAGATTTTTAAATCCTGATAGAAAGTCGATGCCAGATATTGATACGGATTTTGATGATGACGGGCGGCAAAAAGTTATTGATTATGTTGTGCAGAAATACGGAAAAAATCAGGTTGCACAATTAATTACCTATGGTACCATGGCTGCCAAAACAAGTTTAAAAGATGTTGCACGTGTTTTGGATATGGCAATTTCAGATAGTAATGCACTAAGTAAATTTATTCCTGAACGCCCGGGTATTTCATTAAACAGATTTATTAATGCACCCCTAAACGGTGATAATTCCTTATTTGAAAAAGAAAATTTATCACCGGATGAAATGGCAAATGCAAAGGCGTTGCGCAAAATATTTGAAGATGGTGATGATCTGAGAAGTAAAGTAATTAAAGAGGCTTTAGTTTTAGAAGGATCGGTGCGCAATACCGGTGTGCATGCTGCAGGGTTAATTATTGCACCATGCGATCTTACCGACCTGATTCCAATTGCAGTTGCAAAGGATTCGGATCTATATATCACACAGTTTGAAGGAGAAGTGATAGAAAATGCAGGTGTAATTAAAATGGACTTTCTTGGTTTAAGAACTTTATCCATTCTTAAAACTGCATTAAATTTAATTAAACAAAATCATGGCGTAACCATTGATATCGACACAATTACTTTAGACGATAAACCCACCTTCGAATTATATCAGCGCGGCGAAACAAACGGAACATTTCAGTTTGAAAGTCCGGGAATGCAAAAATATCTGAAAGAATTAAAACCCGATAAATTTGAAGACCTTATTGCGATGAACGCTCTTTATCGTCCGGGTCCTATTGAATATATTCCTACTTATATCAAACGCAAACACGGGCGTGAGGAAATTCATTACGACCTTGTGGAAATGGAGGAAATATTAAAGGAAACATATGGTGTTACTGTTTATCAGGAACAGGTAATGTTACTTTCACAACGCCTCGCAAATTTCACAAAAGGAGATGCGGATACCCTGCGTAAGGCAATGGGTAAAAAACAAAAGGATGTGCTCGATAAAATGAAATCGAAATTTATCGAGGGTTGCGAAAAAAATAATTTTGATAAAAAAATATGTGAAAAAATATGGGGCGATTGGGAAGCATTTGCACAATATGCATTTAATAAATCGCATTCAACTTGTTATGCTTTAGTTGCTTATCAAACTGCCTATCTTAAAGCAAATTACGCTGCTGAATATATGAGTGCAGTGCTCACACATAATCAGGGGAATATTGAAAAAGTGAGTTTCTTTATGGATGAATGTCGCCGTATGGGAATTTCTGTATTACCTCCTGATGTAAACGAAAGTAATGTAACTTTTGCCGTAAATAAAAATGGTGAAATTCGTTTTGGATTAACCGCGATCAAAGGGGTAGGAGAGGCTGCAGTTGTTGAGCTGATAAGAGAACGCAATGCAAATGGTCCCTATAAAAGTTTATATGATCTTACAAGAAGAGTTAATCTGCGCAGTGTAAATAAAAAGACCTTGGAGTCGCTTGTGCTTGCCGGCGCTTTTGATAGTTTTAATGTTTTTCGTGCACAATATTTTGCGGTTGGAAAAAATGAAACTATTAATGTTTTAGAAAATGCAATACGCTACGGAAATAATTTCACCGATAATGTCAATAATGCTCAAAATACTTTATTTGGTGATACCATTGACAGTGAGGTTGCGGAACCAAAAATTCCGGAATGGCCTGAATGGAACACCGTAGAAAAATTAAAAAAAGAATTTGAAGTAATAGGTATTTATTTAAGCGGACATCCACTTGATGATTATAGAATTGAAGTGGATGCATTTAAAACATGTGCCATAAATGAAATAGAAAAATTTACGGATAAAGGCGAAATTTCTATTGTAGGATATATCGCATCTACTGATACCAAGATCGGAAAGTCGGGTGATAAATACACCATTTTTTCATTGGAAGATTTCAGCGGCCATTTAGAACTTGGATTATTTAAAAGCAATTATATTAAATTCAAAAATTACGTTGACCAAACCGGTAATGTATTATACGTAAAGGGAAATTATCAAACAGACAGAAATGATCCGGAAAGAAAACGTTTTTGGGTGACGGATATTCAATTGCTCAGTGAAATGCGTGAGAAAAAGACCATGAAGATCACCTTAAGCATCTCACTTTCCGATTTGAACCATTCCTTTATTGATGCCGTTGGAGATCTTATCAAGGCACACCCGGGAAATGACAGGATCGCACTGAAAATTGTGGAGGAAACCGAGAATTTTGACGTCTATTTCAGAACCCAAAATGGCTGTATCAAAGCAGAAAGTCCAGTTTTGAACAGTTTGGGGAAATTTGGGGAGGTAACTTTAAAAGTAGCTGGTTAA
- a CDS encoding DUF58 domain-containing protein: MATTQQLMSIQDLRSIENLELLAKQVVEGFILGLHKSPFHGFSVEFAEHRIYNPGEATRHIDWKVYGRTDKLFTKKYEEETNLRCQIVIDASSSMYFPEAEKNEQGLHINKLIFSAICASSIMHLLKLQRDAAGLTIFADDILLHTKAASNIVHQKLLQSQLENFIGRSSRDLKTEAAKCLHVIAENVHRRSLVIVFSDMFEGNENTEELFSALQHLKHNKHEVILFHVVDKKHEIDFTYDNRPYVFVDMESGEKVKVRSNEVKSHYMEQMVKFMKNLKTRCDQYKIDFIEADMNKEFSQVLMPYLVKRMKMK; this comes from the coding sequence ATGGCTACAACCCAACAATTGATGTCCATTCAGGACCTGCGCAGTATTGAAAACCTGGAGCTTCTTGCTAAACAGGTAGTGGAAGGTTTTATTTTAGGATTACATAAAAGCCCCTTTCATGGATTTTCTGTAGAATTTGCAGAACATAGAATTTATAATCCCGGAGAGGCCACACGTCATATCGACTGGAAAGTTTACGGAAGAACGGATAAGTTATTCACAAAAAAATATGAGGAAGAAACCAATCTGCGTTGTCAGATCGTGATCGATGCTTCCTCGAGTATGTATTTTCCCGAAGCAGAAAAAAATGAACAGGGATTACACATTAATAAACTCATATTTTCTGCCATTTGTGCCAGTTCTATCATGCATCTATTAAAATTGCAAAGAGATGCTGCGGGACTTACCATTTTTGCGGATGATATTTTGCTGCATACAAAAGCTGCAAGTAATATTGTTCATCAAAAATTATTGCAATCTCAGTTGGAGAATTTTATTGGAAGATCATCCAGAGATCTGAAAACTGAAGCTGCAAAATGTTTGCACGTAATTGCGGAAAATGTGCATCGCCGGAGTTTGGTGATTGTTTTCAGCGATATGTTTGAAGGCAATGAAAACACGGAAGAACTTTTTTCTGCGCTGCAACATTTAAAACACAATAAACATGAAGTAATTTTATTTCATGTAGTGGATAAAAAACACGAAATAGATTTTACCTACGATAACCGACCATATGTTTTTGTTGATATGGAAAGTGGTGAAAAAGTTAAAGTTAGAAGCAATGAAGTTAAATCTCACTACATGGAACAAATGGTGAAATTTATGAAGAATTTAAAAACACGATGCGATCAATACAAAATTGATTTTATAGAAGCTGATATGAATAAGGAATTTAGTCAGGTATTAATGCCTTATTTAGTGAAAAGAATGAAGATGAAATAA
- a CDS encoding alpha/beta fold hydrolase, whose amino-acid sequence MELNYIKSGSGYPIIILHGLFGMLDNWKTIARSLEEKFTVYLIDQRNHGKSPHTPEHSYQLMADDLSVFFTHHQISKAHIIGHSMGGKTAMQFALQHPEKVNKLIIVDMGIKRYPGGHDSIFDALQSIDLKTIHSRKDAEILMADKLSDITVQQFLLKNLSRNVNGSYRWKFNLEALSANYDDEILAPVKVLNTFTGDVLFVRGENSKYIVNEDWDDIQKVFPNAILKTVEDSGHWVHAEQPEAFLGIILTFIT is encoded by the coding sequence ATGGAACTCAATTATATAAAATCAGGATCCGGATATCCTATAATTATTCTTCATGGATTATTCGGAATGTTGGATAACTGGAAAACCATAGCAAGATCCTTAGAAGAAAAATTTACTGTTTACCTTATCGACCAACGCAATCATGGAAAATCTCCACATACTCCGGAGCATTCATACCAATTAATGGCGGATGACCTTAGTGTATTTTTTACACACCATCAAATATCAAAAGCGCATATCATCGGACATTCCATGGGTGGTAAAACGGCAATGCAATTTGCACTTCAGCACCCCGAAAAGGTAAATAAACTTATTATAGTGGATATGGGAATTAAACGTTATCCGGGAGGACACGATTCCATTTTTGATGCGTTACAGTCTATAGATCTTAAAACCATCCATTCCAGAAAAGATGCTGAGATACTTATGGCTGATAAGCTGTCGGATATTACAGTACAACAATTTCTATTAAAAAATTTATCAAGAAATGTAAATGGGAGTTACCGGTGGAAGTTCAATTTGGAAGCATTATCAGCCAATTACGATGACGAAATTCTTGCACCCGTAAAAGTTTTAAATACGTTTACAGGAGATGTATTGTTTGTAAGAGGCGAAAATTCCAAATATATTGTGAATGAAGATTGGGATGATATTCAAAAAGTTTTTCCAAATGCCATCTTAAAAACAGTGGAAGATTCAGGGCATTGGGTGCATGCTGAACAACCGGAGGCGTTTTTAGGGATCATATTAACATTTATTACCTAG
- a CDS encoding response regulator, whose product MKKKLLLIEDNTELRENTVEILELANYTVFSAENGKIGVDIALAEKPDLIICDIMMPVLDGYGVIHLLGQNDETKNIPFIFLTAKTEKSDFRKGMEMGADDYITKPFDDIELLRAIEVRFKKHELLRSAFTNDIHGVNEFINLANETAGLELTSDLREVREYKKKQFLYSENNRPHNIYYVIKGKVKTYLINEDGKELINAIYTNGDFIGYTAILENKPYAENAEFMEDSELMLIPAEDFTALINKDMIVAQQFIKLLTKNISDKEEKLIALAYNSLRKRVAASLMEVYDIFKKSDPNNSKVEISRENLARVVGTAKESLIRTLSDFKDEKLIDIKEGKIYILDEKKLRNLPF is encoded by the coding sequence ATGAAAAAGAAATTACTATTAATTGAAGATAATACAGAACTGCGTGAAAATACTGTAGAGATTTTGGAACTTGCAAATTACACGGTATTTTCGGCGGAGAATGGCAAAATTGGAGTTGACATTGCACTTGCGGAAAAGCCTGATCTCATCATTTGCGATATTATGATGCCGGTTCTGGATGGTTATGGTGTGATACATTTATTGGGACAGAACGATGAGACAAAAAATATCCCATTTATCTTTCTAACTGCTAAAACAGAAAAGTCGGATTTCAGAAAAGGTATGGAAATGGGTGCTGATGATTATATTACAAAACCGTTTGACGATATTGAATTACTGAGAGCAATAGAGGTGCGATTTAAAAAACATGAATTGCTGCGTTCTGCATTTACAAACGACATTCATGGAGTGAATGAATTTATAAATTTAGCGAATGAAACAGCAGGTCTTGAATTGACATCTGATCTTCGGGAAGTGCGAGAATACAAAAAAAAGCAGTTTTTATATTCAGAAAACAACAGGCCTCATAATATTTATTACGTAATAAAAGGAAAAGTAAAAACCTATTTAATAAATGAAGATGGAAAAGAATTGATCAATGCAATTTATACCAACGGAGATTTTATTGGGTATACAGCTATATTGGAAAATAAACCCTATGCAGAAAATGCAGAATTTATGGAGGATTCTGAATTAATGCTTATACCTGCGGAGGATTTTACTGCGCTTATTAACAAGGATATGATAGTGGCACAACAGTTTATTAAATTGCTCACAAAAAATATTTCTGACAAAGAAGAAAAGCTTATTGCATTAGCATATAATTCTCTTCGGAAACGTGTTGCAGCCAGTTTGATGGAAGTATATGATATCTTTAAAAAATCGGATCCCAATAATTCAAAAGTAGAAATTTCCAGAGAAAATCTTGCACGTGTGGTTGGTACCGCTAAAGAATCGCTGATAAGAACATTAAGCGATTTTAAAGATGAAAAATTAATAGATATTAAGGAAGGTAAGATCTATATATTGGATGAAAAAAAACTCAGAAACCTCCCATTTTAA
- a CDS encoding T9SS type A sorting domain-containing protein, with the protein MKKLFTLLMVTISIACYAQPTITSSVAGTIGDELSYVNVNTTDFDPGAAGENVTWDFSGISTSGTTVGYTLVDPSATGEAAEFPGANTASDDGSGSFGFFKITPSEYTVYGVYTPATTISYSDPEEILIFPLTYGTTNSDDLHAEFFSGYDMIRDGSNEMNADGYGTLILPSGTYTNVLRVKIEQDFSDEAVGIPFTFVYDYTLYYWYKAGVKGPLFQYFDLKTDVGGIPSNSESYGINSDVEITGLQDNLLNNKLDIFPNPAVDNIQIASADVNLLNAEIYDLKGSLIISQDLSGHTSTLHVADLTSGIYLLKVLTSEGLQIKTITIQ; encoded by the coding sequence ATGAAAAAACTTTTTACTTTATTAATGGTAACAATTAGCATAGCTTGTTATGCTCAGCCAACAATTACATCCTCGGTTGCTGGTACCATCGGAGATGAATTATCTTATGTGAATGTAAATACTACTGACTTTGACCCTGGTGCTGCCGGTGAAAATGTTACGTGGGATTTTTCCGGCATCTCTACCTCTGGTACTACAGTAGGTTATACTCTAGTGGATCCTTCCGCAACAGGTGAAGCTGCGGAATTTCCAGGTGCAAATACTGCAAGTGATGACGGATCAGGGAGTTTTGGTTTTTTTAAGATCACTCCTTCGGAATATACTGTGTATGGTGTTTATACCCCGGCAACAACAATAAGTTATAGTGACCCGGAAGAAATACTTATTTTTCCTTTAACTTACGGAACAACCAATTCCGATGATCTGCATGCTGAATTTTTCTCAGGGTATGATATGATTCGTGACGGATCAAATGAAATGAACGCAGATGGTTACGGAACCCTAATTCTGCCATCAGGAACTTATACAAATGTTTTAAGAGTAAAAATTGAGCAAGATTTCAGTGATGAAGCGGTGGGTATACCTTTTACATTTGTATATGATTACACTCTTTATTATTGGTATAAAGCAGGAGTAAAGGGACCTTTATTTCAGTATTTTGATCTTAAAACCGATGTTGGTGGAATTCCAAGTAATTCGGAATCATACGGAATTAACAGCGATGTGGAAATTACTGGGTTACAGGATAATTTATTGAATAATAAATTAGATATTTTTCCTAACCCGGCTGTAGATAATATACAAATTGCATCTGCCGATGTTAACCTTTTAAATGCTGAAATTTATGACCTGAAAGGAAGTTTGATAATTAGTCAGGATTTATCAGGACATACCTCAACATTACATGTTGCTGATCTGACTTCGGGTATATATTTATTAAAAGTTTTAACATCTGAAGGACTGCAGATAAAAACAATTACAATTCAATAA